In Treponema vincentii, a single window of DNA contains:
- the recG gene encoding ATP-dependent DNA helicase RecG: protein MLIGEIQAPVSNLYGAGKTTVEQLNRLGVSTVGDLLRLWPRAWEDRSRYNTLSEWNKFHKLNVPVTIMDQQWFGYGRMKTLKLIVCDSEGTRGELACFNRPFLEKSFPEGTKALVYGSFSVKYGSIQSSSFDIEQYDTAERRVLPVYPLTQGLTQTKLRKLIEQALNSYVRGIDSELPADVLNKYGYPDKRTVLFAMHRPASMQEAENARTALIFEEFFIYEAAVGMRALERRGVLPRTPGAKGQGSVFSAQTANGDGQATGDGQATAVQAGASEGAVQSAEPLQYAYSPLQKELLSRLPFTLTADQQAVTAEINADLDGTAPAARLIQGDVGSGKTLVAFLACLKVIEGGGQAALMAPTELLARQHADNAAKLLEPLGVRLAFLTGNLKAAGRSQLLQQLASGNIDLIIGTHALFSAQTLYKNLRMVVIDEQHRFGVLQRSAIIQKGIDSGKKAPHFLMMSATPIPRTLALSMFGDLDISVIKTMPPGRKPVITYVAPESKAEKVYYFIGQDILAGKQAYFVYPIIEDSDTLSLKSAEDMFAELTRDFPHHRLALLHSKVPEDEARAIMQDFRSGAIHILVATSVIEVGVDVPNATCMVIEHADRFGLSALHQLRGRIGRGSEQSYCFLLYGKNITETGMARLKVMASTTDGFVIAEEDLKLRGPGDIGGIEQSGYCGFELADPIRDFALLEKARIAAFEMLAAQRGLTQRESTKTAE, encoded by the coding sequence ATGCTGATTGGAGAAATTCAAGCGCCCGTGTCAAATCTGTATGGGGCGGGGAAAACAACTGTTGAACAACTGAACCGGCTGGGAGTCTCGACGGTCGGTGATCTACTGCGGCTCTGGCCGCGCGCATGGGAAGATCGTAGTAGGTATAATACGCTCAGCGAATGGAATAAATTTCATAAATTGAATGTTCCGGTAACGATTATGGATCAGCAATGGTTCGGCTACGGGCGTATGAAAACGCTCAAGTTGATTGTCTGCGATTCGGAAGGAACTCGCGGTGAGTTGGCGTGCTTTAACCGGCCTTTTTTAGAGAAATCGTTTCCGGAAGGTACAAAGGCGCTGGTCTACGGAAGTTTTTCCGTTAAATACGGATCTATCCAATCGAGTTCGTTCGATATAGAACAATACGATACGGCGGAGCGCCGTGTTTTGCCGGTATATCCGCTGACGCAGGGATTAACACAGACAAAACTGCGTAAGCTCATTGAGCAGGCGCTTAATTCGTATGTGCGGGGAATCGATTCCGAGCTTCCCGCCGATGTATTGAATAAATATGGCTACCCCGATAAAAGAACCGTGCTGTTTGCAATGCATCGCCCCGCTTCCATGCAGGAGGCGGAAAACGCCCGCACTGCGCTTATCTTCGAAGAGTTCTTCATCTATGAAGCGGCTGTCGGTATGCGTGCACTTGAGCGGCGCGGTGTGTTGCCGCGTACGCCGGGGGCAAAAGGGCAGGGGAGTGTATTTTCTGCACAGACAGCGAACGGAGACGGTCAAGCAACAGGAGATGGGCAAGCAACAGCGGTGCAGGCTGGCGCTTCGGAAGGTGCGGTTCAATCGGCGGAGCCGTTACAGTACGCTTACAGCCCGCTGCAAAAGGAGCTGCTCTCGCGCCTGCCGTTTACGCTTACCGCAGACCAGCAAGCCGTTACCGCAGAGATTAACGCCGACCTCGACGGAACGGCGCCCGCCGCCCGCCTTATTCAGGGCGATGTCGGTTCGGGAAAAACCCTTGTTGCATTTTTAGCCTGTTTAAAAGTGATAGAAGGCGGCGGACAGGCGGCGCTGATGGCGCCGACTGAGCTGCTGGCACGGCAGCACGCCGATAACGCGGCAAAGCTTTTGGAACCGCTCGGCGTACGGCTCGCCTTTTTAACCGGTAACCTCAAAGCGGCGGGACGCTCTCAGCTGTTACAGCAGCTTGCCTCCGGTAATATCGACCTCATCATCGGTACGCACGCCCTTTTTTCCGCACAGACGCTGTATAAAAACCTGCGTATGGTCGTTATTGACGAGCAACACCGCTTCGGTGTACTCCAGCGCTCTGCAATTATCCAAAAGGGCATCGACAGCGGAAAAAAGGCTCCGCATTTTTTGATGATGAGTGCGACCCCCATTCCGCGGACGCTTGCGCTGTCGATGTTCGGCGACCTCGATATTTCCGTCATCAAAACGATGCCTCCCGGGCGTAAGCCGGTGATTACATACGTTGCTCCCGAGAGCAAGGCCGAAAAAGTGTATTATTTTATCGGGCAGGATATCCTTGCCGGAAAGCAAGCCTATTTTGTGTACCCGATTATTGAAGATTCGGATACGCTCAGCCTAAAATCGGCGGAAGATATGTTCGCAGAGCTGACTCGGGATTTTCCCCATCACCGGCTTGCGCTCCTGCATTCCAAGGTGCCGGAGGACGAAGCGCGGGCTATTATGCAGGACTTTCGTTCAGGCGCTATTCACATCCTTGTGGCTACCAGCGTTATTGAAGTCGGTGTCGATGTGCCGAACGCGACCTGTATGGTCATCGAACACGCCGACCGCTTCGGCCTTTCGGCGTTGCATCAGCTGCGGGGCAGAATCGGGCGGGGCAGCGAGCAATCCTATTGCTTTTTACTCTATGGGAAAAATATCACCGAAACCGGTATGGCGCGGCTCAAGGTGATGGCAAGCACGACTGACGGGTTTGTTATTGCGGAAGAAGATTTAAAGCTGCGGGGGCCGGGAGACATCGGCGGCATTGAGCAGTCCGGCTATTGCGGTTTTGAACTTGCCGATCCCATCCGCGACTTTGCGCTATTGGAAAAAGCTCGCATTGCCGCCTTCGAAATGCTTGCCGCGCAGCGCGGATTAACGCAACGGGAAAGCACAAAGACTGCCGAATAA
- a CDS encoding ZinT/AdcA family metal-binding protein gives MLSKKHIVYGAAVLLLAVFFTGCKSTSAAAKLEAGNELSAWKGEWQSFSAISGATQLNDAYRMQAEKMPYYTEDGLKAAVSDMFATPIVKAKFDGSNTVLFTVMDKDGNEKQIPCEYRYTGMKPMQGFEGHSWYAFEAIKPVQGLAEAQYFIIVPPHRDSEDSLLHWHARFGSRDIKSLVESDPLWWPTYADMAVSHENLLKEMTDTIKEVAEMLPKAPLMPYTGKWVNTALIYDDPRPAVQEAYAKLIKEFSGKKDGSDFTKEEIIMMAKKNYGTASDFTHLEFVTGNDKNEMVVWKGMTEVSRVAYSRDGANKLRATANAFVASDRQKAGKFAFLSMTTPHGSPAHMHVWYGMKPSGIEKTDGKKPTCIPADSSEELVAKRVLDTCRKLLKEATK, from the coding sequence ATGTTATCTAAAAAACATATCGTATACGGAGCGGCGGTATTGCTGCTTGCCGTATTTTTTACCGGATGTAAATCGACATCTGCAGCTGCAAAGCTCGAAGCGGGAAATGAACTTTCTGCGTGGAAGGGCGAATGGCAATCCTTTAGCGCGATTTCCGGCGCAACTCAGTTGAACGACGCATATAGAATGCAGGCGGAAAAGATGCCGTACTATACCGAAGACGGATTAAAGGCGGCGGTTTCCGATATGTTTGCAACACCTATCGTAAAAGCAAAGTTTGACGGTTCCAACACCGTACTGTTTACCGTAATGGACAAAGACGGCAACGAAAAACAAATCCCGTGCGAATACCGTTATACCGGAATGAAACCCATGCAAGGGTTTGAAGGCCATTCATGGTATGCATTTGAAGCGATCAAACCGGTGCAAGGCTTAGCGGAAGCGCAATATTTTATTATCGTACCTCCGCATCGAGATTCCGAAGACAGCTTATTGCACTGGCATGCACGGTTCGGCAGCAGAGACATTAAGTCACTGGTAGAAAGCGATCCGCTCTGGTGGCCAACCTACGCCGATATGGCAGTCTCGCATGAAAACCTGTTAAAAGAAATGACCGATACGATTAAGGAAGTTGCGGAGATGTTACCGAAAGCGCCTCTTATGCCGTATACGGGTAAATGGGTCAACACTGCGCTGATCTACGACGATCCTCGTCCTGCCGTTCAGGAAGCGTATGCAAAGCTCATTAAAGAATTTTCCGGCAAAAAAGACGGCAGCGACTTTACCAAAGAAGAAATCATTATGATGGCAAAGAAAAACTACGGTACCGCTTCCGACTTTACGCACCTTGAATTCGTTACCGGAAACGATAAGAACGAAATGGTTGTATGGAAGGGTATGACCGAAGTTTCGAGAGTTGCTTACAGTCGCGACGGCGCTAATAAACTGCGCGCTACGGCAAATGCATTTGTTGCTTCCGACCGGCAAAAAGCGGGAAAATTCGCCTTTTTGTCTATGACAACGCCGCACGGCAGTCCCGCGCACATGCATGTATGGTACGGTATGAAGCCGAGCGGAATCGAAAAGACGGACGGTAAAAAGCCGACCTGTATTCCGGCAGACAGCTCTGAAGAGCTTGTTGCAAAGCGCGTACTCGATACATGCCGTAAGCTTTTAAAAGAAGCGACAAAATAA
- a CDS encoding peptidase U32 family protein has protein sequence MELVAPAGNLEKLHYAWEYGADAAYIGLKNFSLRVKADNFFTDEYKTISALKEHYAKQGKSKKLLCALNISFHNEDIKAFLAEADYFKLYPIDAFIVQDVGMVSVLRKHFPDTPLHLSTQANCINYEAVRIYRDLGFKRVVLGREASLADIAEIKAHVPEMELECFVHGAMCIAYSGRCLISAYLTGRSANAGACTHSCRWDYSLAVEEKERPGEYFPVEEGDGYTALFSSKDLCMIDYLTDLKKAGADALKIEGRMKSLYYTALVTRAYRKRIDALFGKISPAEAEPFVKELYNTAHRAFGTGFYFSKDDANKTTRGESKSPYIMAGTIGKELGNNRYEFISMNKITADMPLEYIGPDICAIEDRNYTLLDPETGTARDWVCHGHPCIIETNIPLRSGFIVRTKNRENSETIE, from the coding sequence ATGGAATTGGTAGCCCCTGCCGGAAATCTGGAAAAACTGCACTACGCATGGGAATACGGAGCGGATGCCGCCTATATCGGTCTCAAAAACTTTTCGTTACGGGTAAAAGCAGATAATTTTTTTACCGACGAATACAAAACTATCAGCGCACTGAAAGAGCATTATGCAAAACAGGGAAAATCAAAGAAACTGCTCTGCGCACTGAATATTTCTTTCCATAATGAAGACATTAAGGCCTTTTTGGCGGAAGCCGATTATTTTAAGCTTTATCCCATCGACGCCTTTATTGTTCAAGATGTCGGAATGGTTTCCGTACTGCGCAAACATTTCCCCGATACGCCGCTCCACCTCAGTACACAGGCAAACTGTATCAACTATGAAGCGGTGCGCATCTACCGCGATCTGGGGTTTAAACGTGTGGTACTCGGCAGGGAGGCCTCGCTCGCCGATATTGCCGAAATAAAAGCGCACGTACCGGAGATGGAGCTTGAATGCTTTGTGCACGGCGCGATGTGCATTGCGTATTCGGGGCGGTGCCTTATCAGCGCATACCTTACCGGCCGCAGCGCAAATGCCGGCGCCTGTACTCATTCCTGCCGCTGGGACTATTCGCTCGCCGTTGAAGAGAAAGAACGCCCTGGGGAATACTTTCCCGTAGAAGAGGGCGACGGCTATACGGCGCTTTTTTCATCTAAAGACCTTTGCATGATAGACTACCTTACCGACCTGAAAAAGGCGGGAGCCGATGCGCTTAAAATAGAAGGAAGAATGAAAAGTCTCTATTATACTGCGCTCGTTACCCGCGCCTACCGGAAGCGGATTGACGCCTTATTCGGCAAAATCTCTCCTGCCGAAGCGGAGCCCTTTGTGAAAGAGTTGTACAATACGGCGCATCGTGCGTTCGGTACCGGCTTTTATTTTTCAAAGGATGATGCAAATAAAACAACCCGTGGGGAATCCAAGTCACCGTATATCATGGCCGGTACCATCGGGAAAGAGCTCGGCAACAATCGCTACGAATTCATATCGATGAATAAGATTACCGCAGATATGCCGCTTGAGTACATCGGCCCCGACATCTGCGCAATCGAAGACCGCAATTACACCCTGCTCGACCCCGAAACCGGCACCGCCCGCGATTGGGTATGCCATGGACATCCCTGCATTATCGAAACGAACATCCCGCTGCGCAGCGGCTTTATTGTGCGTACGAAAAACCGTGAAAATTCGGAAACGATAGAATAG
- a CDS encoding alpha/beta hydrolase, with translation MDGTNSLRQIQKSFKKALYSPKIPLSTIREEYDSFFYTPYLPNNTDITRETIGSVPVEILKPEVAAANRVILYAHGGAFVNGSCKASRNFCASFAHECACTLFLPEYRRAPEYPFPAGLEDIFITYRGMLKKYAFSPESVVIAGDEAGANLAAALVHYLKQKKLPQPAALVLISPWLDVSCSNEEIHTLQKSDKFLLKESFQAAAGRYTTPDNLQNPLVSPLYGSFADFPPVFIQCGGKELFLADAKALVQKIEAAGGQVQLDIWPEMWHFFQAMDAQAKEAHLAVEKLGQWVQSLFIEEE, from the coding sequence ATGGATGGGACAAATTCATTACGTCAGATTCAAAAGTCATTCAAAAAGGCTCTCTATTCTCCTAAAATACCATTGAGTACCATTCGAGAAGAATACGACTCCTTTTTTTATACGCCGTATCTACCAAACAATACGGATATAACACGCGAGACAATCGGTTCGGTGCCGGTAGAGATATTAAAGCCGGAGGTAGCGGCGGCAAACCGTGTCATTCTTTATGCGCACGGAGGTGCTTTTGTTAACGGTTCGTGTAAGGCTTCGAGGAACTTTTGCGCTTCGTTTGCTCATGAATGCGCGTGCACATTGTTTTTGCCGGAGTACCGCCGTGCGCCGGAATATCCTTTTCCTGCCGGCTTGGAAGATATCTTTATTACATATAGAGGCATGCTGAAAAAATATGCTTTTTCTCCGGAATCGGTCGTTATTGCAGGGGACGAGGCGGGAGCAAATTTGGCAGCCGCACTTGTTCACTATTTAAAACAGAAAAAGCTGCCGCAGCCTGCCGCACTCGTACTCATTTCGCCGTGGCTGGATGTTTCATGCTCAAACGAAGAAATACATACGTTACAAAAATCCGATAAATTCTTGCTAAAGGAATCGTTTCAAGCGGCAGCCGGACGCTATACGACACCTGATAATTTGCAGAACCCGCTGGTATCCCCGCTGTACGGTTCCTTCGCCGATTTTCCGCCGGTTTTTATTCAGTGCGGCGGTAAAGAGCTCTTTTTAGCGGATGCGAAAGCGCTCGTACAGAAGATTGAAGCGGCCGGTGGACAGGTGCAGTTAGATATATGGCCTGAGATGTGGCATTTCTTTCAGGCAATGGACGCACAGGCAAAAGAAGCTCACTTAGCGGTAGAAAAACTGGGGCAATGGGTGCAGTCTCTTTTTATTGAGGAAGAATAA
- a CDS encoding peptide ABC transporter substrate-binding protein has translation MKRKMVCLLTALVSVALILASCGGQSGEKTSAAGSSGAEFIIGNGAEPQSLDPAKIQGTTEHRINLALFEGLVTYDPKTANAIPGVAESWDISEDGMTYTFHLRKAEWSDGTPITAQTFVDSWLRTLAPETGSQYANMITLIVKGAGDFNTGKADASAVGIRAVDDMTFEVQLTGPAPYAIDVIAHYAFNAVPLHVIEKFGTDWIKPGNFVGNGPPSCLNRGYRRKRLPLYRTKSIGIKRTSIFLA, from the coding sequence ATGAAGCGTAAAATGGTATGCTTATTAACTGCTTTGGTAAGCGTCGCGCTGATTTTAGCAAGCTGCGGCGGGCAGAGCGGTGAAAAAACTTCAGCAGCCGGTTCGTCCGGTGCCGAATTTATTATCGGTAACGGTGCCGAACCGCAGAGTTTGGATCCCGCAAAGATTCAAGGGACGACCGAACACCGCATTAATCTGGCATTGTTTGAAGGTTTGGTAACGTACGATCCCAAAACCGCAAACGCGATACCGGGCGTCGCCGAATCGTGGGATATCAGCGAAGACGGTATGACCTATACCTTCCACCTGCGCAAAGCGGAATGGAGCGATGGTACACCGATTACTGCACAGACTTTTGTTGATTCATGGCTACGGACTCTTGCTCCCGAAACAGGGTCTCAGTATGCTAATATGATTACCTTAATCGTAAAGGGAGCGGGAGACTTCAATACCGGTAAGGCTGATGCATCGGCTGTCGGTATCAGAGCTGTGGACGATATGACATTTGAAGTACAGCTGACCGGTCCTGCACCCTATGCGATCGATGTTATTGCGCACTATGCCTTTAATGCCGTACCGCTTCATGTAATTGAAAAATTCGGCACCGATTGGATTAAACCCGGTAACTTTGTCGGAAACGGCCCCCCTTCGTGCTTGAATCGTGGGTACCGCAGGAAAAGGTTACCGTTGTACCGAACGAAAAGTATTGGAATAAAGAGAACGTCCATCTTTCTCGCATAA
- a CDS encoding ABC transporter substrate-binding protein codes for MLESWVPQEKVTVVPNEKYWNKENVHLSRITFLPIEDSNTAFEKIQGRRNRLVLRRACSPHG; via the coding sequence GTGCTTGAATCGTGGGTACCGCAGGAAAAGGTTACCGTTGTACCGAACGAAAAGTATTGGAATAAAGAGAACGTCCATCTTTCTCGCATAACATTCTTACCGATCGAAGACAGCAATACGGCGTTTGAAAAAATACAAGGCCGGAGAAATAGATTGGTCTTACGGCGTGCCTGTTCCCCGCATGGATGA
- a CDS encoding peptide ABC transporter substrate-binding protein, with protein MKKYKAGEIDWSYGVPVPRMDEVKQHPDYQVAPQLGTYYYILNVKKGPLQDARVRKALSMAFDREEIVNKVTKGGQIATLSMVPPMAGYTPAASAGFDPEQAKRLLAEAGYPDGKGFPVLTVIYNTLESHKLIAEYIQESWKRNLGIDIKIQNYEWKTFLDIRHQHDFDISRAGWIGDYQDPNNFLEIFQTGHGINDGEYSNPKFDELVRKAATMKGGAERFQVLHDAEAVLLTEDQGMLPIYSYVSQSLIDTTKWDGWYNNPQDAHPYFGIKKVK; from the coding sequence TTGAAAAAATACAAGGCCGGAGAAATAGATTGGTCTTACGGCGTGCCTGTTCCCCGCATGGATGAGGTAAAGCAGCATCCTGATTATCAAGTTGCGCCTCAACTCGGTACTTATTATTACATCCTTAACGTAAAAAAAGGCCCGCTGCAGGATGCTCGCGTGCGTAAAGCTCTGTCGATGGCATTTGACCGTGAAGAGATCGTGAATAAAGTTACCAAAGGAGGGCAGATTGCAACCCTTTCGATGGTGCCTCCGATGGCAGGTTATACGCCCGCTGCAAGTGCGGGATTCGACCCCGAACAAGCTAAACGGTTGCTTGCAGAAGCAGGTTATCCTGACGGAAAAGGCTTTCCTGTTCTAACGGTTATTTATAACACGCTTGAAAGTCACAAACTTATTGCCGAATATATCCAAGAATCATGGAAGCGGAACCTCGGTATCGACATTAAGATTCAGAACTACGAATGGAAAACGTTCCTCGATATACGCCATCAGCATGATTTTGATATTTCTCGCGCAGGATGGATCGGCGACTATCAGGATCCGAACAACTTCTTGGAGATATTCCAAACCGGTCACGGCATTAACGATGGAGAATACAGCAATCCCAAATTTGATGAATTGGTGCGCAAAGCCGCTACTATGAAAGGTGGGGCGGAACGTTTCCAAGTTCTGCATGATGCGGAAGCAGTGCTTTTGACTGAAGATCAGGGGATGTTGCCGATCTATTCGTATGTCAGCCAGAGTCTTATCGATACGACAAAGTGGGATGGCTGGTACAATAATCCGCAGGATGCTCATCCGTATTTCGGTATTAAGAAAGTAAAATAA
- a CDS encoding ABC transporter permease, translating to MDVKQTDGTNQTQEATPVKTKDGLPVNEFNQSMKPISLWDDAWRRLKKNKMALTGLFIVGFYAALSLLAPLLPIYSYSEQTIIHQNLPPSLSKAGDMMVRVLRADMMRTAKKEGRADLSEKQKEELAALQQEVANNPVHNRRYLLGTDALGRDMFARVVYGGRISIMIGLIGTITSLFIGVLVGAVSGYFGGWLDNVLMRFVDIMYGLPYMLVVIIMMAILGQNIVILFVAIALVSWLTIARVVRGQVISLKNAEFVEAARSMGASTPRIIFRHILPNTLGIIIIYSTLSIPGFIMNESFLSFLGLGVSAPRASWGSLVSDGVNVMTLYPWQLLVPAIAMTVFLFAMNFLGDGLRDAFDPQSKNRV from the coding sequence ATGGACGTTAAACAAACGGACGGAACAAACCAAACGCAGGAAGCTACACCGGTTAAAACGAAGGACGGCCTCCCGGTTAATGAATTCAACCAATCGATGAAGCCGATTTCCCTCTGGGATGACGCATGGCGGCGCCTGAAAAAAAATAAAATGGCGCTTACCGGATTGTTTATTGTCGGTTTTTATGCAGCGCTTTCGCTTTTAGCGCCGCTTCTGCCGATTTATTCTTATTCCGAACAGACGATTATCCACCAAAACTTGCCGCCTTCTCTTAGTAAGGCCGGGGATATGATGGTGCGCGTTCTTCGTGCGGATATGATGCGTACGGCAAAAAAAGAAGGACGCGCTGACCTTTCCGAAAAACAAAAGGAAGAACTCGCGGCTTTACAGCAGGAAGTAGCGAATAATCCGGTGCACAACCGCCGCTATCTTTTAGGTACGGATGCGCTCGGGCGGGATATGTTTGCCCGTGTCGTATATGGCGGCCGCATTTCCATTATGATCGGATTGATCGGTACGATTACCTCGCTTTTTATCGGTGTACTGGTCGGCGCGGTGAGCGGTTATTTCGGCGGCTGGCTCGATAACGTATTGATGCGCTTTGTCGATATTATGTACGGTTTGCCGTATATGCTTGTCGTTATCATTATGATGGCGATCTTGGGGCAAAATATCGTCATCCTGTTTGTCGCAATTGCGCTCGTTTCGTGGCTGACCATCGCACGTGTTGTACGCGGACAGGTTATCAGCTTAAAGAATGCCGAATTCGTCGAAGCTGCCCGTTCGATGGGTGCTTCTACGCCGCGTATTATCTTCCGGCACATACTGCCGAATACGCTCGGTATCATCATCATTTACTCAACGCTTTCCATTCCGGGCTTTATTATGAATGAGAGTTTTCTGTCGTTTTTAGGGCTCGGTGTTTCGGCACCCCGTGCTTCATGGGGCTCGCTTGTGTCCGATGGTGTAAACGTAATGACGCTCTATCCGTGGCAGCTGTTGGTTCCGGCAATCGCAATGACGGTTTTCTTATTTGCAATGAACTTTCTCGGCGACGGCCTCCGCGATGCCTTCGATCCTCAGAGTAAAAATAGGGTGTAA
- a CDS encoding ABC transporter ATP-binding protein — translation MNNQKSDEKILQVKNLQTWFWTDAGIVKAVDGVSFDLHKREMLAIVGESGSGKSVTNLAIMNLIPNPPGKIIGGEVWFGGKDVLKMDKQEIRQLRGNKISMIFQDPMTSLNPFLKISTQMIETIRLHQGLSKKDARDRAIEMLKLVGIPAAEKRVDCYPHQFSGGMRQRVMIAMGLSCDPEVLIADEPTSALDVTIQAQILDLIGDLSARLGTAVILITHSLGLVAGMCDRVCVMYAGRIVEQGGVDELFANPAHPYTRGLIKSVPRMDKKNTGRLFSISGQPPNVIDLPPCCPFYPRCSEAMPQCKTEYPASYSLSPSHRTSCWLYQSGNAAKESAAVSNSDAAESAGNNE, via the coding sequence ATGAATAATCAAAAATCAGACGAGAAAATCTTACAGGTTAAAAATTTACAAACGTGGTTTTGGACTGATGCCGGTATCGTAAAGGCTGTCGACGGTGTTTCTTTCGATTTGCATAAACGCGAAATGCTGGCGATTGTCGGCGAGTCCGGTTCGGGAAAGAGCGTAACCAACTTAGCGATTATGAACCTTATTCCCAATCCTCCGGGAAAAATCATCGGCGGTGAGGTGTGGTTCGGCGGCAAAGACGTGCTCAAGATGGATAAACAAGAGATTAGGCAGTTGCGGGGAAATAAAATCTCGATGATTTTCCAAGACCCGATGACGAGTCTTAATCCTTTCTTAAAAATTTCGACGCAGATGATAGAAACAATCCGGCTGCATCAGGGCTTATCGAAAAAAGATGCGCGTGACCGGGCAATTGAAATGCTCAAGCTGGTCGGCATCCCCGCAGCGGAAAAGCGGGTTGACTGTTATCCGCACCAGTTTTCCGGCGGTATGCGGCAGCGCGTTATGATTGCGATGGGGCTAAGCTGCGACCCCGAAGTGCTGATTGCCGACGAGCCGACCAGCGCGTTGGACGTTACCATTCAGGCACAGATTTTGGACTTAATCGGGGACTTGAGCGCCCGGCTCGGCACTGCCGTTATTTTGATTACCCACTCGCTCGGATTGGTGGCCGGTATGTGCGACCGCGTATGCGTTATGTATGCGGGTCGCATTGTAGAGCAGGGCGGGGTGGATGAACTGTTTGCAAATCCTGCGCACCCCTATACGCGCGGACTGATTAAATCGGTGCCGCGGATGGATAAGAAAAATACCGGACGTCTGTTCTCTATCAGCGGACAGCCGCCGAATGTTATCGACTTGCCGCCGTGCTGTCCGTTCTATCCGCGCTGTAGTGAAGCGATGCCGCAGTGTAAGACGGAGTATCCCGCTTCATACAGTCTTTCGCCCAGTCACCGCACGAGCTGCTGGCTCTATCAGTCGGGAAACGCTGCCAAGGAATCGGCCGCCGTATCGAATAGTGATGCAGCTGAATCTGCGGGAAATAACGAATAG
- a CDS encoding ABC transporter ATP-binding protein: protein MEEKYNESEALLTVKDLKMHFPFAEGGLFSRKKGAIRAVDGISFSVKKGETLGLVGESGCGKSTAARAIAQLYTPTSGSVLFKGMELAGCSRHTLMQARKDMQMVFQDPYASLNPRMTAGNIIAEPMRILTKRGILSYTKKEIDDRVEVLMEKVGLSRFFRNRYPHEFSGGQRQRIGIARALALQPELILADEPVSALDVSIQAQILNLFKDLQDEFGLTYVFIAHDLAVIQYISTRVAVMYLGVIVEIANAEELYSKPLHPYTEALLSAAPIPDPEIERKRKRIILSGDVPSPAEKRTGCYFYDRCPKRMEHCKNTIPQLKDKGNGHQVACFLCE, encoded by the coding sequence ATGGAAGAAAAATATAACGAATCGGAAGCATTATTGACCGTCAAGGATTTAAAGATGCATTTTCCGTTTGCGGAAGGCGGCCTCTTCTCACGTAAGAAAGGTGCTATCCGTGCGGTGGATGGTATCAGTTTTTCGGTCAAAAAGGGTGAAACGCTCGGCCTTGTCGGGGAGTCCGGTTGCGGAAAATCAACCGCAGCCCGCGCCATTGCACAGCTGTATACGCCGACGTCGGGTTCCGTCCTGTTTAAGGGGATGGAGCTTGCGGGCTGTTCACGCCATACACTGATGCAGGCGCGAAAAGATATGCAGATGGTATTCCAAGATCCGTATGCATCGCTGAACCCGCGCATGACGGCAGGAAATATTATCGCGGAACCGATGCGGATTTTAACGAAGCGCGGCATCCTTTCGTATACTAAAAAAGAAATTGACGACCGTGTCGAGGTGTTAATGGAAAAGGTCGGACTTTCCCGCTTTTTCCGCAACCGGTACCCGCATGAGTTTTCAGGCGGGCAGCGGCAGCGTATCGGTATTGCCCGTGCGCTTGCACTTCAGCCGGAGTTAATTCTTGCGGATGAGCCGGTTAGCGCGCTCGACGTATCCATCCAAGCGCAGATTCTTAACCTCTTTAAGGATTTGCAGGATGAGTTCGGGCTTACCTATGTGTTTATCGCGCACGACCTTGCCGTTATCCAGTATATTTCCACGCGGGTTGCGGTTATGTACCTCGGTGTTATCGTAGAAATTGCGAATGCCGAAGAGCTCTACTCAAAGCCGCTGCACCCGTACACGGAAGCGCTCCTTTCCGCAGCTCCTATTCCGGATCCCGAAATCGAGCGTAAGCGCAAGCGCATTATCCTGTCGGGTGACGTACCTTCTCCTGCGGAAAAGCGCACGGGCTGCTATTTTTACGATCGCTGCCCCAAGCGTATGGAGCACTGCAAAAACACTATTCCGCAGCTGAAAGACAAAGGAAACGGCCACCAAGTTGCTTGCTTCCTCTGCGAATAA